A portion of the Hoylesella buccalis ATCC 35310 genome contains these proteins:
- a CDS encoding IS4 family transposase, giving the protein MNKGRYVFSQLCDFLPTDHFKWLIKKYEGNKYVKSFTCWNHLMVLLFGQLSNREGLRDLIVTITPFKSAFHHLGFGKNVSRSNLSKANEIREVKIFQEFADKMVSIAREKRGVVKDFFISNNVYAFDSSTISLCLSVYWWTKLHHGKGGVKLHELYDVKTDIPTFSVITDASVHDSQVMELIPYEKESFYIFDRAYMATRKLYIIEGAEAYFVVREKHKMPFEVIEDKEYNNPSSGIMADQIIRFKGYKTKKQYPNKLRRVVFYDYDGNRTFVFYTNNFEITAEQVAMLYKYRWRVELFFKWLKQHLRIKEFYGTSENAVKIQIYAAIIAYCLVVIVQECMGLKLQTYDVLRILSTALLTKMPLCDLLIEQKEEEFTEGKNLQLCLNFDG; this is encoded by the coding sequence ATGAACAAAGGTCGATACGTATTTTCACAGCTGTGCGACTTTCTGCCGACAGACCATTTCAAATGGTTGATAAAAAAGTATGAAGGTAATAAATATGTGAAGAGTTTCACTTGTTGGAATCATCTGATGGTTCTTCTATTTGGTCAGTTGTCTAATCGTGAGGGATTACGAGACCTTATTGTAACCATCACTCCGTTCAAGTCAGCGTTCCACCATCTTGGTTTTGGAAAGAATGTCAGTAGAAGCAATTTGAGCAAGGCCAATGAAATACGCGAAGTCAAGATATTCCAAGAGTTTGCAGACAAGATGGTTTCCATAGCAAGAGAGAAACGAGGAGTCGTCAAGGACTTCTTCATATCGAACAATGTCTATGCGTTTGACTCCTCAACAATATCATTGTGCCTTTCTGTATACTGGTGGACTAAACTGCATCATGGGAAAGGAGGAGTGAAATTGCATGAACTGTATGACGTGAAGACAGACATTCCGACATTTTCTGTCATTACAGACGCTTCAGTTCACGATTCTCAAGTGATGGAGCTAATTCCCTATGAGAAAGAGAGTTTCTATATATTTGACAGAGCGTATATGGCAACTAGGAAACTTTATATAATAGAAGGAGCAGAAGCTTACTTTGTCGTGAGAGAGAAGCATAAAATGCCGTTTGAGGTCATAGAGGATAAAGAATACAACAACCCTTCATCTGGAATTATGGCTGACCAAATTATACGTTTCAAGGGATACAAGACTAAGAAGCAATATCCAAATAAACTTCGACGAGTGGTATTCTATGACTATGATGGTAATAGGACATTTGTATTTTACACGAACAATTTTGAAATTACAGCGGAACAGGTTGCTATGCTTTACAAATACAGATGGAGAGTAGAACTGTTCTTCAAATGGCTGAAGCAACATCTGCGCATCAAAGAGTTTTATGGAACCTCGGAGAATGCTGTAAAAATACAAATCTATGCAGCTATCATTGCATATTGTCTTGTCGTTATCGTACAAGAATGTATGGGGCTAAAGCTTCAAACCTATGATGTTCTAAGAATTTTAAGCACGGCATTGTTGACAAAAATGCCATTGTGTGACTTGCTCATTGAACAGAAAGAGGAAGAATTTACTGAAGGAAAAAACCTGCAGCTCTGCCTCAATTTTGATGGGTAA
- a CDS encoding antirestriction protein ArdA, which yields MKNLMQASVYVGTYGKYNSGSIAGKWLQLSKYESKNEFLQACKRLHKDESDPEFMFQDYENIPESMIDESFVSDEIWTVFEILKKYDTNRQEAFAEWCEANGYEQDLQAIKEFSTIKFKKNSLPHEFLLKEEFAKIWENDKGMQDYCLKNTSNCVLTSFGGLVTFDKPKIETRFCFGYSDFGQGQSFDEANKQEANFGEKQFLRNNLADMKRTLELFENETSEDGFEAPYDLYFYNNSSRGNIYEFAFLTEYDVERNTGWFKNLIKATEEDFQKCYAAQKQEYEKFEKRLKSYLKRYGTKKLHTWTYWADE from the coding sequence ATGAAAAATTTAATGCAAGCAAGTGTTTATGTAGGCACTTATGGAAAGTACAACAGCGGCTCAATCGCTGGCAAGTGGTTACAACTTTCAAAGTACGAAAGTAAAAACGAGTTTTTACAAGCATGCAAAAGGTTGCACAAAGACGAAAGCGACCCTGAGTTCATGTTTCAAGATTATGAGAACATTCCAGAATCAATGATTGACGAAAGTTTTGTCAGTGATGAAATTTGGACGGTTTTTGAAATTCTGAAAAAGTACGATACCAACCGACAGGAAGCATTTGCTGAATGGTGCGAGGCAAACGGGTACGAACAAGATTTGCAGGCAATCAAAGAATTTAGTACGATTAAGTTTAAGAAAAATTCTTTGCCACACGAATTTTTGTTGAAAGAAGAATTTGCCAAAATTTGGGAAAACGACAAAGGAATGCAAGACTACTGTTTGAAAAATACAAGCAATTGCGTACTTACGTCATTCGGAGGTTTGGTAACTTTCGACAAACCGAAAATAGAAACAAGATTCTGTTTCGGTTATTCAGATTTTGGGCAAGGACAAAGTTTTGACGAAGCAAACAAGCAGGAAGCAAATTTTGGCGAGAAACAATTTTTAAGAAATAATCTTGCCGATATGAAACGGACATTGGAACTTTTTGAGAATGAAACAAGCGAGGACGGATTTGAAGCACCATACGACCTGTATTTCTACAATAACAGCAGCCGTGGAAATATCTATGAATTTGCTTTCCTGACCGAGTACGATGTCGAGAGGAACACGGGTTGGTTTAAAAATTTAATAAAAGCAACCGAAGAGGATTTCCAAAAGTGCTATGCGGCACAAAAACAAGAGTACGAAAAATTTGAGAAACGTCTCAAGTCGTACTTAAAAAGATATGGAACCAAGAAATTGCATACGTGGACATACTGGGCTGACGAGTAA
- a CDS encoding Panacea domain-containing protein, whose translation MNKTKGLDYYHLFKVIYFANMEHLVKYGFPMVADDFYALPDGPVPTVLYDSIKRDTNCDSELHNLLSSSTKKGEDDAYYMLAASRKTDEDYLSKADIEALDNSIKENAYLPYSELKAKSHGKEWERAFSQSSDKKMSIVGIAKDGRASDDMIEYIKENLMIESALA comes from the coding sequence TTGAACAAGACAAAAGGCTTAGACTATTACCATTTGTTCAAGGTGATATACTTTGCCAATATGGAGCATTTGGTGAAGTATGGTTTCCCTATGGTTGCGGACGATTTCTACGCTCTGCCTGACGGCCCAGTCCCTACGGTTCTTTATGATAGTATCAAGCGAGATACCAATTGTGATAGTGAGCTGCATAACCTATTGTCAAGCAGTACAAAAAAGGGAGAGGACGATGCTTATTATATGCTTGCCGCAAGCCGCAAGACCGATGAGGACTATTTGTCAAAGGCAGATATAGAGGCTCTGGATAATTCAATCAAAGAAAACGCATATCTTCCCTATTCTGAGTTGAAAGCCAAGTCGCATGGCAAGGAGTGGGAAAGGGCTTTCTCACAAAGTAGCGACAAAAAGATGAGCATTGTAGGCATTGCGAAAGATGGTAGAGCCTCTGATGACATGATAGAATACATCAAGGAAAACTTGATGATTGAATCGGCTTTGGCATGA
- a CDS encoding phage regulatory protein/antirepressor Ant, protein MTDLVIQSSQGRDVTTSLIVSRVFGKEHSKVCRDIENLSCSESFRVANFGEATFENKKTGQNHKMYQMTKDGFSFLVMGYNGDKAGKFKEMFINEFNKREMLLKSDDYILARSQEILHNRLQLAEKQLSQANEKISMQDNKIKLLQPKADFADAAFKADGCVDIGQAAKILKLPFGRNTLFKKLREQGVFFVSKNEPKQRFVQAGYFYLTELPPIKRSDGSDFIVMKTICTQKGLAYINFLFGNKQNDNAKLAKIK, encoded by the coding sequence ATGACAGATTTAGTAATTCAAAGTTCACAAGGACGAGACGTAACGACAAGTTTAATCGTTTCGCGAGTATTCGGAAAAGAACACAGTAAAGTTTGTAGAGACATTGAAAATCTCTCATGTTCTGAAAGTTTTAGGGTCGCCAATTTTGGCGAGGCTACTTTTGAGAACAAAAAGACAGGTCAAAATCACAAAATGTACCAAATGACCAAAGACGGCTTTTCTTTTTTAGTTATGGGTTATAATGGTGATAAGGCTGGTAAATTCAAGGAGATGTTTATCAATGAGTTCAATAAGCGTGAAATGCTGTTGAAAAGCGATGATTACATTTTAGCACGTTCTCAAGAAATTCTACACAACCGTTTACAATTAGCAGAAAAGCAGCTTTCGCAAGCAAACGAGAAAATTTCCATGCAGGACAACAAAATCAAGCTGCTGCAGCCAAAAGCCGACTTCGCTGACGCAGCATTCAAAGCAGACGGATGCGTGGATATTGGGCAAGCCGCCAAAATCCTTAAGCTGCCGTTCGGGCGTAACACGCTCTTTAAGAAGTTGCGAGAGCAAGGGGTGTTTTTCGTAAGCAAGAACGAGCCAAAACAACGATTTGTGCAGGCTGGATATTTCTACCTTACCGAGTTACCACCAATCAAGCGGTCAGACGGCAGCGACTTTATTGTCATGAAAACCATCTGCACGCAAAAAGGACTTGCGTACATCAACTTCCTATTTGGAAACAAGCAGAACGACAATGCAAAACTCGCAAAAATCAAATAA
- a CDS encoding tyrosine-type recombinase/integrase → MDLQQLQHYLGLENDDKRFGFLIAQPFMANIMQVPFDDWKDTFIGAFLHKYTDRPQIIRMMCDALGVQYISWKHLTRVNLTTITQYILDRVAPNSACTYLSLIKSLLNDYSEENLIPCRSLTGVLTGKHAPSQHIALTEDEMKALDAYVPHSITERHTKNLFMRCLYTGCRCSDAKELTLENVSNDILSYVSKKTKTEVNQPVHHRLLKYLAEDCGNHGASALRVTIQRICKKLGINQDTQLYVAGELKRGPKYMFISMHSARRSFCTILAQKDVPVETIRTLAGHSTTNMTDRYICIDGKKPGTNAMSFFHG, encoded by the coding sequence ATGGATTTACAACAATTACAACATTATCTTGGTTTGGAGAATGACGACAAGCGTTTCGGTTTTCTTATCGCACAGCCATTCATGGCAAACATCATGCAGGTGCCATTTGATGATTGGAAAGATACATTTATCGGTGCTTTCTTACACAAATACACCGACCGACCACAAATCATTCGCATGATGTGCGATGCTCTCGGTGTGCAATACATTTCATGGAAACATCTCACAAGGGTTAATCTTACTACAATCACGCAGTATATCTTGGATAGGGTGGCTCCCAACTCTGCATGCACTTACCTCTCTTTGATAAAGTCTTTGCTGAACGACTACTCGGAGGAGAATCTCATTCCATGCAGAAGTCTTACGGGTGTTCTCACAGGTAAGCATGCTCCGTCACAACATATCGCACTTACGGAAGACGAAATGAAGGCTCTTGACGCTTACGTCCCTCACTCGATAACAGAGCGACACACCAAAAACTTGTTTATGCGTTGTCTTTATACGGGGTGCAGGTGTTCTGACGCAAAAGAATTGACTTTGGAGAATGTTTCTAACGACATTCTGTCGTATGTTTCCAAAAAGACAAAGACGGAGGTCAACCAACCTGTACATCATAGGTTGCTGAAGTATCTTGCCGAAGATTGTGGCAATCATGGAGCATCCGCCCTTCGTGTTACTATTCAGCGCATTTGCAAGAAATTGGGTATAAACCAAGACACGCAACTTTATGTCGCAGGAGAGTTGAAGCGGGGTCCAAAGTACATGTTCATTTCTATGCACTCGGCTCGCCGCTCTTTCTGCACCATTCTTGCGCAAAAAGATGTCCCTGTCGAAACAATACGAACGCTCGCTGGTCATAGCACAACCAACATGACGGATCGGTATATCTGTATTGACGGCAAGAAGCCTGGTACCAACGCCATGAGCTTCTTCCACGGATAA
- a CDS encoding DUF1599 domain-containing protein — translation MSEENFKIGDLVVLTEKGKSIFDEVSDSDMPMRIDAIEDNVYKCLFKNKEMFLYLNVSCIESFHKENEDKLVSCKEIEFAKLTKQMLETFKKKNADYGDSTTQTFKEFGLTSYAIRLNDKLNRIKSFCKNGELEVKDESCIDTLMDMANYCLLAVIDIKNKENGKDNKE, via the coding sequence ATGAGTGAAGAAAATTTTAAGATTGGCGACTTGGTCGTGTTGACCGAAAAAGGGAAATCTATTTTCGACGAAGTAAGCGATTCTGATATGCCTATGCGGATAGATGCTATCGAAGATAATGTTTACAAGTGTTTATTTAAAAACAAAGAGATGTTCTTGTATTTAAATGTTTCTTGTATAGAGTCTTTTCACAAAGAAAACGAAGACAAACTTGTTTCGTGTAAAGAAATAGAGTTTGCGAAACTAACGAAACAAATGCTTGAAACTTTCAAAAAGAAAAACGCAGACTATGGAGACAGCACAACGCAGACTTTCAAAGAGTTTGGATTGACATCATACGCTATCAGATTGAACGATAAACTAAACAGGATTAAGTCGTTCTGTAAGAATGGTGAATTGGAGGTGAAAGACGAATCGTGCATAGATACGCTTATGGATATGGCAAACTATTGCCTATTGGCGGTTATTGATATTAAAAACAAAGAAAATGGGAAAGACAATAAAGAATAA
- a CDS encoding DNA-methyltransferase, which translates to MIEENKLYHGDCFRLMQDIPDKSIDMILSDPPYACLNKNNKDAKWDKEIDLQELWKQYERIIKDNGVILLFGQGKFAGKLILSNQRLYKYDLIWNKIRKTGFLNAKKMPMRQHEQILVFYKKLPTYNPQMVKCEPRQRNHSRGNGTHKETNRNYGKYGKAEDIITDEKYPGSIITFAKGHGKEDWLHPTAKPIELLRYLIRTYSNEGDLVLDNFAGSGSTCIAAIKENRKFIGMEMDNHFFEVADERIKNELREPKLF; encoded by the coding sequence ATGATAGAAGAGAACAAACTATATCACGGAGATTGCTTTCGTCTTATGCAGGACATTCCCGACAAGTCTATTGATATGATACTATCCGATCCACCCTACGCTTGTCTGAACAAAAACAACAAGGACGCAAAGTGGGATAAGGAGATAGACTTGCAAGAGTTGTGGAAGCAGTATGAGCGCATTATAAAGGACAATGGGGTTATATTGCTGTTCGGCCAAGGAAAGTTTGCAGGCAAGCTCATTTTGAGTAATCAAAGGCTATACAAATACGACCTTATTTGGAATAAAATTAGGAAGACAGGCTTTCTTAATGCTAAAAAGATGCCAATGAGACAGCACGAGCAAATACTTGTGTTCTATAAAAAACTGCCTACATATAATCCTCAAATGGTGAAGTGTGAGCCACGTCAACGTAACCACAGCAGAGGGAACGGAACGCACAAAGAAACAAATAGAAACTACGGGAAGTATGGAAAGGCAGAGGATATTATTACAGACGAGAAATATCCAGGCAGCATTATAACTTTTGCAAAGGGACACGGTAAAGAAGATTGGCTACACCCTACGGCAAAGCCCATAGAATTGCTTAGATACCTTATTCGCACCTATTCCAACGAGGGAGATTTGGTGTTAGACAACTTTGCTGGTAGCGGCTCAACTTGTATAGCTGCCATAAAGGAAAACAGAAAGTTTATCGGAATGGAAATGGACAACCACTTCTTTGAGGTGGCAGATGAGAGAATAAAGAACGAATTGAGAGAACCGAAATTATTTTAA
- a CDS encoding DNA adenine methylase yields the protein MKYLGSKRRIAKDILTIILDGMKKGDYFVDAFCGGCNLLDKVPNTFNRIANDRNEYLIAMWKCLQQGEIFTETISRDLYSKAREAYRKEDFSLFTKGEIGWIGFMGSYNGRYFSGGYSGHDVNGRDYISEQIRNTLSQIPLLSDVDFRCGSYEEIMLPRPVSKTTIYCDIPYKDVKQYTTSRNFDYERFYDWCREKHAEGYRVFVSEYQMPDDFKCVWQKQITNSMNQTITKKPIEKLFTL from the coding sequence ATGAAATATTTAGGAAGCAAGCGCAGGATAGCGAAAGACATTTTGACTATCATTCTTGACGGAATGAAAAAGGGAGATTATTTTGTGGATGCCTTTTGCGGTGGTTGTAATCTGTTGGACAAAGTACCAAACACTTTCAATCGGATAGCCAATGACAGGAACGAGTACCTTATTGCCATGTGGAAATGCTTGCAGCAAGGTGAGATATTTACAGAAACAATCAGTAGGGATTTGTACTCAAAGGCGAGAGAAGCATATCGAAAAGAAGACTTCTCGCTATTTACAAAAGGCGAGATTGGTTGGATTGGATTCATGGGTAGTTACAATGGTCGCTATTTTTCAGGAGGCTATTCGGGACATGATGTAAACGGAAGAGATTACATCAGCGAGCAAATAAGGAACACGCTGTCGCAAATACCGCTTTTATCGGATGTGGACTTTCGTTGCGGTAGCTATGAAGAGATAATGCTACCCCGCCCTGTGAGTAAGACGACTATCTATTGCGACATTCCGTATAAGGACGTAAAGCAATATACGACATCAAGAAACTTTGATTATGAAAGATTTTACGATTGGTGCAGAGAGAAACATGCAGAGGGTTATCGTGTTTTTGTTTCAGAATATCAAATGCCCGATGACTTCAAATGCGTTTGGCAGAAGCAGATAACGAACTCAATGAACCAAACGATAACGAAAAAACCTATTGAAAAACTATTCACGCTTTAA
- a CDS encoding DNA cytosine methyltransferase yields the protein MYRQRIEINNSGNSNTITTVQKDYLLMEFPQIMRSERTEFGKSVRKEYERHELGIKRQDMRIWRPRKDGVSNCITTLTKDNIMIEQKRNKGKLITEEVAVKLKLPKEYVGKRFRIRKLTPRECFRLMDVDEEKTDKLLNAKNEKGLQLISNSQLYKLAGNSIVVSCMEYMFRNLFIGVPEEEKRKQEPVQLKLF from the coding sequence ATGTATAGACAGAGAATTGAGATTAACAATAGTGGCAATTCAAATACCATCACAACAGTTCAAAAAGACTATCTGCTTATGGAGTTTCCGCAAATAATGAGATCTGAGCGGACAGAATTTGGGAAATCTGTCAGGAAAGAATATGAGAGGCACGAATTAGGTATCAAAAGGCAAGACATGCGTATATGGAGACCTCGCAAAGATGGGGTCTCTAATTGTATCACCACTTTGACAAAAGACAATATTATGATAGAACAAAAGAGAAACAAAGGCAAGTTGATAACAGAAGAGGTAGCAGTGAAGTTAAAGCTACCGAAAGAATATGTTGGCAAACGATTTAGGATAAGGAAATTGACTCCAAGAGAGTGTTTCCGCCTTATGGATGTGGATGAAGAAAAAACAGACAAACTGCTAAATGCCAAGAATGAGAAAGGATTGCAGCTTATATCCAATTCACAACTTTACAAATTAGCTGGCAACAGCATAGTTGTGAGTTGTATGGAGTACATGTTTAGGAACTTGTTCATAGGTGTTCCAGAAGAAGAGAAAAGGAAACAAGAGCCTGTGCAATTAAAATTATTTTAG
- a CDS encoding DNA cytosine methyltransferase — protein sequence MKFNHSKHASEGKFILGDIIKDDTKQKIFTACGENQVDVILGGPPCQGFSYAGLRNPIDKRNQLFREFVSIVRVLKPKFFVMENVMGILTMENGEVIKDIVHSFRDEGYYIGKPLKLNSMWYGVPQKRKRVFIIGSLDENIKIEQPEPLFEYNDMYLPEPVTVKDAIGNLPKIEDGGGEFKMEWDFKKPSLYDLLMKREIDFDTFYKLMCKR from the coding sequence GTGAAATTCAATCATTCAAAACATGCAAGTGAGGGAAAGTTTATCCTTGGTGATATTATAAAAGATGACACCAAGCAAAAGATTTTCACAGCATGCGGAGAAAATCAGGTTGATGTTATCCTTGGAGGCCCTCCTTGTCAAGGTTTTTCTTATGCAGGGTTGCGTAATCCAATAGATAAGCGTAATCAACTTTTTAGAGAATTTGTTTCTATCGTTAGAGTTTTGAAACCGAAATTCTTTGTCATGGAGAATGTAATGGGAATCTTAACAATGGAAAATGGCGAGGTGATTAAAGATATAGTTCATTCATTTAGAGATGAGGGATATTATATTGGTAAACCATTAAAACTCAATTCAATGTGGTATGGTGTTCCTCAAAAACGCAAGCGAGTGTTTATCATTGGTTCATTGGATGAAAATATAAAAATTGAACAACCAGAGCCTTTATTTGAATACAATGATATGTACTTGCCAGAGCCAGTAACTGTAAAGGATGCAATAGGAAACTTACCTAAAATAGAAGATGGTGGTGGTGAATTTAAAATGGAGTGGGATTTTAAAAAGCCATCATTATATGATTTGCTAATGAAAAGAGAGATTGACTTTGACACATTTTACAAATTAATGTGTAAGAGATAA
- a CDS encoding DNA cytosine methyltransferase has protein sequence MLSPPLLARMISTLIKPHLDSYNIVDLFAGCGGLSEGFIQNGFNLLAANEFDESVFESNKFNHYCPRKSFNNLLKRL, from the coding sequence ATGCTGTCCCCCCCATTATTGGCAAGAATGATTTCTACACTCATTAAGCCCCATTTGGATAGTTACAACATTGTAGACCTTTTTGCTGGGTGTGGAGGGTTGTCAGAAGGTTTTATTCAAAATGGTTTTAACCTATTAGCAGCCAATGAGTTTGATGAAAGTGTATTTGAATCCAATAAATTCAATCACTACTGTCCACGAAAATCTTTTAATAATCTCTTGAAACGCCTATAA
- a CDS encoding DNA cytosine methyltransferase, whose protein sequence is MKLYNHVAYKMCQHEVDMARHIPAGGNWKDIPEEITDNRLAKIRDSGGRTTYYGRLTWDKPSYTINTFFNRVPNGCNLHPDQMRVISTREAARLQSFPDDFVFISKTKSGIYKQIGNAVPPIIGKNDFYTH, encoded by the coding sequence ATGAAACTATATAATCATGTAGCTTACAAGATGTGCCAACATGAAGTAGATATGGCACGGCATATCCCAGCTGGTGGCAACTGGAAGGATATTCCTGAAGAGATTACGGATAATAGACTTGCTAAGATTCGTGACAGCGGAGGCAGAACAACCTATTACGGGCGTCTTACATGGGATAAACCAAGTTATACCATAAACACTTTTTTTAATCGCGTACCTAACGGTTGTAATCTCCATCCAGATCAGATGCGTGTTATTTCGACTCGTGAAGCAGCTCGTCTTCAGTCTTTCCCTGATGATTTTGTGTTTATATCAAAAACAAAATCTGGGATATACAAACAAATAGGGAATGCTGTCCCCCCCATTATTGGCAAGAATGATTTCTACACTCATTAA
- the dcm gene encoding DNA (cytosine-5-)-methyltransferase: protein MKYDKENPLKVFTAFSGYDSQCLALERLKKYDKDFEYDLVGWSEIDKYAIQAHNVLFPQYKDRNFGDISKIDWAKVPDFDLFTFSSPCQDFSQSGLQRGGEEGSGTRSSLLWECRKAILAKKPKYLMLENVKALTSKKFMPLFQKWLDELESYGYVNYWKVLNATDFGVPQNRERVFCISILKTEDEPMPVFHFPVPFPLEKRLKDIVEKNEDGSPKKVNEKYYLSDKALEYFNRVNEDKTHCHNFK from the coding sequence ATGAAATATGACAAAGAGAACCCATTAAAAGTATTCACTGCGTTCAGTGGGTACGATAGTCAATGTCTTGCATTGGAAAGATTGAAAAAATATGACAAGGATTTCGAGTATGACCTTGTTGGCTGGTCAGAAATAGACAAGTATGCCATACAAGCGCATAACGTTCTATTCCCTCAATACAAAGACAGAAACTTTGGTGACATATCGAAGATAGATTGGGCGAAAGTTCCTGATTTTGATTTATTTACGTTCTCATCGCCTTGCCAAGATTTCAGCCAAAGCGGTCTGCAACGAGGTGGCGAGGAAGGGAGCGGCACGCGCAGTTCGTTGCTATGGGAATGCAGAAAGGCAATTCTCGCAAAGAAGCCAAAATACTTGATGCTTGAAAATGTAAAGGCATTAACAAGCAAGAAGTTCATGCCATTGTTTCAAAAGTGGCTTGACGAGCTTGAGAGTTACGGTTATGTCAACTATTGGAAAGTACTCAACGCTACTGATTTTGGTGTGCCGCAGAACAGAGAGAGGGTGTTCTGCATATCAATATTGAAGACAGAAGATGAACCTATGCCAGTCTTCCACTTTCCCGTACCCTTTCCACTTGAAAAGAGATTGAAAGACATTGTGGAGAAGAATGAGGACGGAAGTCCGAAGAAAGTGAACGAGAAATACTATCTGTCTGACAAGGCGCTTGAGTATTTCAACAGAGTTAATGAAGACAAGACACATTGTCATAATTTCAAATAA
- a CDS encoding DUF4406 domain-containing protein, with protein MREKKCYISLPITDRDLDDVREIIAELKRKLEDKGFVPVSPFDRDVDFNATHAEHMRADFKLLLDCDYILMGQEWERSVGCRAELNAALACGIKIMFEFAEII; from the coding sequence ATGAGAGAAAAGAAATGTTACATCTCTCTGCCGATAACAGACAGAGATTTGGATGATGTTAGGGAAATAATAGCGGAGTTGAAGCGCAAATTGGAAGATAAAGGTTTTGTACCTGTTTCACCATTTGACAGGGATGTTGACTTCAATGCCACTCACGCAGAACACATGAGAGCGGATTTTAAGTTATTGCTCGATTGCGACTACATCCTTATGGGGCAAGAATGGGAACGTTCAGTTGGCTGTCGTGCAGAGTTGAACGCTGCGCTTGCGTGTGGAATAAAAATAATGTTTGAATTTGCAGAGATAATATGA
- a CDS encoding DNA-methyltransferase encodes MIDKKIKPQLFNDSYQNFKKYNIPKAQLILADVPFGIGENAYGSNPQWYNNGDNKNGESEFAKKAFFNSDYSFKPAEFIHFCTQMLMKEPKEAGKAPCMIIFCEYEQQFEFIRLGKKYGLMHYIPLVFRKNYSPQVLKANMKIVGNCEYGVLLYRNKLPKFNNKGQMVFNCMDYPRDTETPRIHPTQKSVPLLERLIELFTDKGDVVIDPTAGSGSSLLAAANLSRRSFGFEIDKEFFKKANDIMLKKIQPNLFA; translated from the coding sequence ATGATAGACAAAAAGATAAAGCCGCAGTTGTTCAACGACTCATATCAGAATTTTAAGAAATATAACATACCGAAAGCTCAATTAATTTTAGCGGATGTTCCGTTCGGTATAGGTGAAAATGCGTATGGCTCAAATCCTCAATGGTATAATAATGGAGATAACAAGAATGGAGAGAGTGAATTTGCAAAAAAAGCATTCTTTAATTCTGATTATTCGTTCAAGCCAGCCGAGTTTATTCACTTCTGTACGCAGATGCTCATGAAAGAGCCAAAAGAAGCTGGCAAGGCGCCGTGCATGATAATATTCTGCGAATACGAGCAGCAGTTTGAGTTCATAAGATTAGGAAAGAAATACGGACTGATGCACTACATACCGCTCGTATTCCGCAAGAACTACTCTCCGCAGGTATTGAAAGCCAATATGAAAATCGTTGGCAACTGCGAGTATGGCGTATTGCTTTATCGCAACAAACTCCCGAAGTTTAACAATAAGGGACAAATGGTGTTTAACTGCATGGATTATCCAAGAGACACGGAAACACCACGAATACACCCTACACAGAAAAGTGTTCCATTGCTTGAAAGACTGATAGAGCTGTTTACCGACAAGGGAGATGTAGTGATTGACCCAACGGCAGGAAGTGGAAGTTCGCTACTTGCCGCTGCCAATTTGAGTCGTCGTTCCTTTGGGTTTGAGATAGACAAAGAGTTTTTCAAAAAAGCGAATGACATTATGTTGAAAAAGATACAGCCAAATTTATTTGCTTGA